The following proteins are encoded in a genomic region of Mycolicibacterium confluentis:
- a CDS encoding NAD(P)/FAD-dependent oxidoreductase encodes MSANNPRLRSSSDPHVVVIGAGYAGALAANRLQQNRDIQITIINPRPVFVERVRLHEFVAGSGDATVDLADLLGERVHLIVDTATRINAAARTVELESGSQVSYDYLVYAVGSTGTVPEGVRGARAHAYPISELEQAERLRAAVALLPKNAPICVVGGGLTGIETASELAEQRPDAKVSLLCGGILAPSVGEKARASVARQLTRLGVAVEDDAVVAEVLADRVRLSDGRSLPSGVTVWTAGFGVPDLAVRSGLTTDSIGRLVTDETLTSVDDPWIIGAGDASAPAGPALRMSCQAAMPLAARATSTVLARIAGTEVNVLNQSFVGSNISIGRRHGTIATARHDDSPRGLYIGGWLAAVIKEMVCATVVKQIAKESRKPGSYRWPGANKRPDAVAPTPAG; translated from the coding sequence ATGTCTGCCAACAACCCACGACTGAGGTCGTCCAGTGATCCCCATGTGGTCGTGATCGGCGCCGGCTACGCTGGCGCGCTGGCCGCAAATCGGCTGCAGCAGAACCGCGACATCCAGATCACGATCATCAATCCGCGCCCGGTCTTCGTCGAACGGGTGCGCCTACACGAGTTCGTCGCCGGCAGTGGTGACGCCACGGTCGACCTCGCCGACCTGTTGGGGGAGAGGGTCCACCTCATCGTCGACACCGCCACCAGAATCAATGCGGCGGCACGGACGGTGGAACTGGAGTCCGGATCCCAGGTCTCCTACGACTATCTGGTCTACGCGGTGGGCAGCACTGGGACGGTACCTGAAGGAGTTCGGGGTGCACGCGCCCACGCGTATCCGATCAGCGAGCTCGAACAGGCCGAGCGCCTGCGTGCGGCGGTCGCTCTGCTGCCGAAGAACGCACCGATCTGCGTGGTGGGTGGTGGATTGACCGGAATCGAAACGGCCTCCGAACTCGCTGAGCAGCGCCCCGACGCAAAGGTGTCGCTGCTGTGCGGCGGCATCCTGGCCCCGTCGGTCGGAGAGAAGGCCCGAGCATCGGTGGCCAGACAGCTCACCAGGCTGGGTGTGGCAGTCGAGGATGACGCGGTGGTCGCGGAAGTCCTCGCAGACCGGGTCAGATTGTCCGACGGTCGTAGCCTCCCCAGCGGCGTCACCGTGTGGACCGCCGGCTTCGGCGTCCCTGACTTGGCGGTCCGAAGTGGACTCACCACCGACAGCATCGGTCGGCTGGTCACAGATGAAACCCTGACCAGCGTCGACGATCCGTGGATCATCGGCGCTGGGGACGCATCGGCGCCGGCGGGCCCTGCGCTGCGGATGAGTTGCCAGGCGGCGATGCCGTTGGCTGCTCGGGCCACGAGTACTGTGCTGGCGCGCATCGCGGGTACCGAGGTCAACGTTCTCAATCAGTCCTTCGTCGGCTCGAACATCAGCATCGGACGTCGTCACGGCACCATCGCCACCGCGCGTCATGATGATTCGCCCCGCGGCCTGTACATCGGGGGATGGCTTGCGGCCGTCATCAAAGAGATGGTCTGCGCCACCGTGGTCAAGCAGATCGCCAAGGAGAGTCGCAAACCGGGCAGTTACCGGTGGCCAGGGGCCAACAAGCGACCCGACGCGGTGGCACCGACCCCCGCGGGATGA
- a CDS encoding sigma-70 family RNA polymerase sigma factor, which produces MTTSSAQSDKAADQRERFVQEAWPLLDQLYRAAWNHTHSHSDAEALVQETMLKAYRSFDQYSGGTNIRAWLFRILVTTWINRYRSRQRRPDEVLTGKITDLEFNATVRQSSITSASAELLALETLADDEVKAALAALPEGQRMAVYYVDVEGCRYAEAAALLAVPVGTLMSRLHRGRRALRQALVDRAPTTRLPCDAADGATP; this is translated from the coding sequence GTGACGACGAGCAGTGCTCAGTCCGACAAAGCCGCGGATCAGCGCGAGAGGTTTGTTCAGGAGGCCTGGCCTCTGTTGGATCAGCTCTACCGGGCTGCCTGGAACCACACCCACAGTCATTCCGATGCTGAGGCTCTCGTCCAGGAGACCATGCTCAAGGCGTACCGGAGTTTTGACCAGTACTCCGGCGGGACCAACATTCGGGCGTGGCTGTTCCGGATTCTGGTCACCACATGGATCAATCGGTACCGCAGTCGGCAACGGCGCCCGGATGAGGTGTTGACCGGGAAAATCACCGACTTGGAGTTCAACGCCACGGTGCGGCAGTCGTCGATCACGTCGGCGTCCGCCGAACTGCTCGCCCTGGAAACTCTCGCCGACGACGAGGTGAAGGCCGCCCTCGCCGCGCTGCCCGAAGGACAGCGCATGGCGGTCTACTACGTCGACGTCGAAGGGTGTCGCTACGCCGAAGCCGCTGCGCTGCTTGCCGTCCCGGTGGGGACTCTGATGTCACGGCTGCACCGTGGCCGCCGAGCACTGCGCCAGGCTCTTGTCGACAGGGCACCGACAACCCGTCTTCCATGCGACGCCGCAGACGGGGCGACCCCATGA
- a CDS encoding SDR family oxidoreductase: protein MRRWFVKKLCADHAARVHITKEFTMRLVIAGATGTVGRHVVEAARSRGHQTVTLSRATGQDLLNGSGLTQAMAGAHAVIDVTSTRTTSAAKATAFFTTVTRNLHRAETQAGIGHHIGLSIVGIDNLDAGYYRAKLAHERAISDGPVAWSLLRATQFHEFAEQIVQRASLGRIVAVPRMLLRPVAARDVGTRLVELAEGPPAGRVTDLAGPGDEMLIDIGPSDVRVRRSPTALLPAGVARKSLARISLRGTAGQRRRRPRQHRVRPMARRSRSQQRQRGRTLRRICGVTVVTPDHNQHRCGVVTV, encoded by the coding sequence ATGCGGCGCTGGTTCGTCAAGAAGCTGTGCGCGGACCACGCGGCCCGCGTCCACATCACCAAGGAGTTCACCATGCGTCTCGTCATCGCCGGAGCGACAGGCACCGTCGGTCGGCACGTCGTCGAAGCGGCGCGCTCACGCGGTCATCAGACAGTCACGCTGTCTCGCGCGACAGGCCAGGACCTTCTCAACGGCTCTGGACTGACCCAGGCAATGGCCGGCGCCCACGCGGTCATCGATGTCACCAGCACGCGGACAACCAGCGCAGCAAAAGCCACCGCGTTCTTCACGACCGTCACCCGCAACCTGCACCGCGCCGAGACGCAGGCCGGCATCGGCCACCACATCGGACTGTCGATCGTCGGCATCGACAACCTCGACGCGGGCTACTACCGGGCGAAATTGGCCCACGAGCGCGCGATCAGCGACGGCCCGGTGGCGTGGTCACTGTTACGCGCCACCCAGTTTCACGAGTTCGCCGAACAGATCGTGCAGCGGGCATCCCTCGGGCGCATTGTCGCCGTGCCGAGGATGTTGCTGCGCCCCGTTGCCGCCCGCGACGTCGGGACTCGGCTGGTCGAACTCGCGGAGGGGCCGCCCGCCGGGCGTGTGACCGACTTGGCCGGCCCCGGCGACGAAATGTTGATCGACATTGGTCCGTCGGATGTTCGCGTTCGACGGAGTCCCACGGCTCTGCTTCCCGCTGGCGTTGCCAGGAAGAGTCTGGCGCGGATCAGCTTGCGGGGCACTGCGGGGCAACGACGCCGCCGACCGCGGCAGCATCGGGTTCGACCAATGGCTCGCCGGTCCCGATCACAACAGAGGCAGAGGGGTCGGACCCTGCGGCGCATCTGCGGAGTGACGGTGGTCACCCCGGATCACAATCAGCACCGCTGCGGCGTCGTAACGGTGTGA
- a CDS encoding NAD(P)/FAD-dependent oxidoreductase codes for MKILVIGGGFAGVWSAAAAARVARENGTAGTAPQITLVSDSDEMVIRPRLYERDPGQMSVLLDRVLKPIGVERIRARVTKIDTAAKAVTICDATGQVRSLIYDRLVLATGSQVFRPELPGREFLFNIDTIAAADTLERHVQRLETHADNVAPESRFAAVVIGAGFTGLEIATELMGRLREMADAHTGRARVLLVDRCDEVGAQLGEGPRPYITEALQQLGIELRLGSEVSEVTESQVRLADGEIIPTATTVWTVGMSASPLTQMIPGERDGLGRLVVDEFLRVPTTPSVFAAGDTAAATVEGGHVTMQSCQYATPLGKFAGHNVAADLMGLEPVPFAPNPYVTCLDLGPAGAVLTTGWDRRVQMTGSEAKAFKHRINTEWIYPPVDDEDAILRVADYHFTWTMD; via the coding sequence ATGAAGATCCTGGTGATCGGCGGCGGTTTCGCCGGCGTGTGGAGTGCCGCGGCAGCTGCGCGGGTAGCGCGCGAGAACGGAACTGCGGGTACCGCTCCGCAGATCACCCTCGTCAGCGACAGCGATGAGATGGTGATCCGGCCCAGACTGTACGAACGCGATCCCGGCCAGATGTCGGTCCTGCTGGACCGCGTGCTCAAGCCGATCGGCGTTGAGCGCATTCGCGCCCGCGTGACCAAGATCGACACTGCGGCAAAGGCTGTCACGATCTGCGACGCCACCGGCCAGGTTCGGAGCCTGATATATGACCGACTCGTGCTCGCCACCGGAAGTCAGGTCTTCCGACCGGAGCTGCCCGGTCGGGAGTTCCTGTTCAACATCGACACGATCGCTGCCGCGGACACGCTTGAGCGCCACGTCCAGCGCCTCGAAACCCACGCCGACAATGTCGCGCCGGAGAGCCGGTTCGCTGCCGTCGTCATCGGTGCCGGCTTCACCGGCTTGGAGATCGCCACCGAGCTGATGGGGCGCCTGCGCGAGATGGCCGACGCGCACACTGGGCGCGCCCGGGTCCTCCTTGTCGATCGGTGCGATGAAGTCGGGGCGCAGCTTGGTGAGGGTCCGCGCCCCTACATCACAGAGGCGCTGCAGCAGTTGGGAATTGAGCTTCGTCTGGGTTCTGAGGTCAGCGAAGTCACCGAATCGCAGGTGCGGCTCGCCGACGGTGAGATCATTCCAACCGCCACGACGGTATGGACCGTAGGGATGTCTGCGAGTCCGCTCACGCAGATGATCCCGGGTGAGCGAGACGGGCTCGGCCGACTCGTCGTCGACGAATTCCTGCGGGTCCCCACGACTCCGAGCGTGTTCGCCGCCGGTGACACCGCGGCGGCGACGGTTGAGGGCGGCCACGTCACGATGCAGAGCTGCCAGTACGCGACACCGCTGGGCAAGTTCGCCGGCCACAACGTCGCGGCCGATCTCATGGGCCTCGAGCCGGTCCCCTTCGCCCCCAACCCGTACGTGACCTGTCTGGATCTCGGCCCCGCAGGAGCGGTGCTCACCACCGGCTGGGACCGCAGGGTGCAGATGACCGGCAGCGAGGCCAAGGCGTTCAAACACCGCATCAACACCGAGTGGATCTATCCGCCCGTCGATGATGAGGACGCCATCCTCCGGGTGGCCGACTACCACTTCACCTGGACCATGGACTGA
- a CDS encoding vWA domain-containing protein, whose translation MANESNTDVNGLHARIAKLEALLAQQSAAETSRADIWYLLDRSGSMGSIAEYVVQGFDEFVAEQREEQGVATMTLVQFDGEDVHDVLIDAEPLDRVRSIAGRFAPRGMTPLYDAIAVMLDRAEAHLERSGGEAADQLVVIMTDGLENASQHWSTTAIFQRIEGLRKAGWTFVFAGANQDSYETGAELGMAKGNTSNFTASPTSVLATHRGLTRSVREWRGKPRATRLADADDFWGGVKEGEGEGANG comes from the coding sequence ATGGCGAATGAGAGCAACACCGACGTCAACGGATTGCATGCGCGGATCGCGAAGTTGGAGGCCCTGCTCGCGCAGCAGTCCGCCGCTGAGACCTCCCGCGCTGATATCTGGTACTTGCTCGACCGGTCCGGATCGATGGGGTCGATCGCCGAATACGTGGTGCAGGGTTTCGACGAGTTCGTCGCGGAACAGCGCGAGGAGCAGGGGGTGGCCACCATGACCCTGGTTCAGTTCGACGGTGAGGATGTCCACGACGTGCTGATCGACGCCGAACCGCTGGACCGGGTCCGGTCGATCGCCGGACGGTTCGCACCACGCGGGATGACGCCTTTGTACGACGCGATCGCGGTGATGCTGGACCGCGCCGAGGCTCACCTGGAGCGATCGGGCGGCGAAGCGGCAGACCAGTTGGTCGTCATCATGACCGACGGTTTGGAGAATGCCAGCCAGCACTGGAGCACCACGGCGATCTTCCAACGTATAGAAGGGCTGCGGAAGGCGGGTTGGACCTTCGTGTTCGCGGGCGCCAACCAGGACAGTTACGAAACCGGTGCGGAACTTGGCATGGCCAAGGGAAACACGTCCAACTTCACCGCTTCGCCGACGAGTGTGCTGGCCACCCACCGCGGACTGACCCGGTCCGTGCGGGAGTGGCGGGGCAAGCCGCGGGCCACTCGACTCGCCGATGCCGACGACTTCTGGGGCGGCGTCAAGGAAGGTGAGGGCGAGGGTGCGAACGGATGA
- a CDS encoding NUDIX hydrolase, translating into MSGSGGSVPKGYDSSAYPSFAVTVDIVILTMWEGRLHVLLVRRGRDPYAGTWALPGGFKRPDETLDDAARRELREETGVIAPKHLAQFGAYGDPGRDPRTNVVTVAYLAVMPDPGGLRAGTDAAAVRLWPVADAVENLPLAFDHHRILSDAIDRAAEQLEQTDLATAFVGETFALSELQSVYEELWQAEIDPANFRRSLTTLTPTTASPDSYVTPTGKRAKASPRGGRPPELFRAGGAWSTQPPVRRPRRPKERPDEA; encoded by the coding sequence ATGAGCGGGTCTGGAGGCAGTGTCCCCAAGGGGTACGACAGCTCCGCCTACCCCTCTTTCGCTGTGACGGTCGACATCGTGATCTTGACGATGTGGGAAGGCCGCCTCCATGTGCTCCTGGTGCGGCGTGGTCGCGACCCCTACGCGGGAACATGGGCATTGCCCGGCGGATTCAAACGGCCCGACGAGACCCTCGACGACGCGGCGCGGCGGGAACTGCGCGAAGAGACCGGGGTGATCGCGCCCAAACACCTGGCGCAGTTCGGCGCCTATGGCGACCCCGGGCGCGACCCGCGCACCAACGTCGTCACCGTTGCCTACCTCGCCGTAATGCCGGACCCCGGAGGCCTGCGGGCCGGCACCGATGCCGCCGCTGTCCGGTTATGGCCGGTCGCCGACGCGGTGGAGAATCTCCCGCTGGCATTCGACCACCACCGCATCCTCTCCGACGCCATAGACCGGGCGGCTGAACAACTCGAACAGACCGACCTGGCAACGGCATTCGTCGGCGAGACCTTTGCGCTGTCGGAACTGCAGAGCGTGTACGAAGAGTTGTGGCAGGCCGAGATCGATCCGGCCAACTTCCGTCGCAGCCTGACCACGCTGACACCGACGACCGCGTCGCCGGACAGCTACGTCACGCCGACCGGCAAACGAGCCAAGGCCAGCCCCCGCGGCGGCCGGCCACCGGAGTTGTTCCGCGCCGGTGGTGCGTGGTCGACCCAACCACCGGTGCGGCGCCCGCGCAGGCCCAAGGAGCGCCCGGACGAGGCCTGA
- a CDS encoding MFS transporter, whose amino-acid sequence MSSCTEDDCKKPAKRKLPREVWVLVAANVVVALGYGVVAPVLPQYARHFGVSIAAATFVITAFAVMRLVGAPPAGFLVQRLGERRVYISGLLIVAVSTAACALAESYWQLLLFRSLGGVGSAMFTVSSLGLMIRISPADARGRVAGLFSSGFMIGSVGGPILGALTAGFGLSAPFLIYGAALVVAALVVFVSLRHSHLAAPDESTEPPVPFATVFRHGAYKAALLSNFATGWASFGLRIALVPLFVVEVLGRSPGAAGMALTAFAVGNISVVVPSGYMSDRFGRRRLVIFGLVLAAVSTGLVGFSDSLTVFLVAGYVAGAATGIFISPQQAAVADVVGNKARGGTAVATFQMMADVGSIGGSLLVGLIAQYLSFSWAFVISGLILLLAALGWIFAPETHREPPAGHTPARSIGPEAGGEVP is encoded by the coding sequence GTGAGCTCTTGTACGGAGGACGACTGTAAGAAGCCCGCCAAGCGGAAGCTGCCGCGCGAGGTCTGGGTACTGGTCGCAGCAAACGTGGTGGTCGCGCTGGGCTACGGGGTGGTCGCTCCGGTGTTGCCGCAATACGCCCGCCACTTCGGCGTCAGCATCGCTGCGGCGACGTTCGTCATCACCGCCTTCGCCGTCATGCGACTGGTCGGGGCGCCGCCGGCCGGATTCCTGGTGCAGCGGCTGGGGGAGCGGCGGGTCTACATCTCCGGCCTGCTGATCGTCGCAGTCTCGACGGCGGCCTGCGCGCTGGCCGAAAGTTATTGGCAGCTGCTGTTGTTCCGCTCGCTGGGCGGCGTCGGGTCGGCCATGTTCACGGTGTCCTCGCTGGGCCTGATGATCCGGATCTCGCCGGCCGACGCGCGGGGCCGCGTGGCCGGGTTGTTCTCCTCGGGCTTCATGATCGGCTCGGTGGGCGGGCCGATCCTGGGCGCCCTGACCGCCGGCTTCGGCCTGTCGGCGCCGTTCCTGATCTACGGCGCCGCGTTGGTGGTCGCCGCGTTGGTGGTGTTCGTCAGCCTGCGGCATTCCCATCTGGCCGCCCCGGACGAGTCCACCGAGCCGCCGGTGCCGTTCGCGACGGTGTTCCGGCACGGGGCGTACAAGGCGGCGCTGTTGTCGAACTTCGCGACCGGCTGGGCGTCGTTCGGGCTGCGGATCGCGCTGGTGCCGCTGTTCGTGGTGGAGGTGCTGGGTCGCAGCCCGGGCGCGGCCGGGATGGCGCTGACCGCCTTCGCGGTGGGCAACATCTCGGTGGTGGTTCCCAGCGGGTATATGTCCGATCGGTTCGGCCGGCGCAGGCTGGTGATCTTCGGTCTGGTGCTGGCGGCCGTGTCGACCGGTTTGGTGGGCTTCAGCGACTCGCTGACGGTGTTTCTGGTGGCCGGTTATGTGGCGGGCGCGGCGACCGGGATCTTCATCTCGCCGCAGCAGGCCGCGGTCGCCGACGTGGTGGGCAACAAGGCGCGCGGTGGGACCGCGGTGGCGACGTTCCAGATGATGGCCGACGTCGGATCGATCGGTGGATCGCTGTTGGTCGGGCTGATCGCCCAGTACCTGTCGTTCTCCTGGGCCTTTGTCATCAGCGGGCTGATCCTGCTGCTGGCCGCGCTGGGCTGGATCTTCGCCCCGGAGACCCATCGGGAACCGCCCGCGGGGCACACTCCGGCCCGTTCGATCGGCCCGGAGGCCGGTGGAGAGGTGCCGTGA
- the pgm gene encoding phosphoglucomutase (alpha-D-glucose-1,6-bisphosphate-dependent), translated as MAANPRAGQPAEPEDLIDLPHLVTAYYSVQPDPEDIAQQVVFGTSGHRGSSLDGAFNEAHILATTQAIVEYRAAQGTTGPLFIGRDTHGLSEPAWTSALEVLAANDVVAVIDSADRYTPTPAISHAILTFNSGRDADLADGIVVTPSHNPPRDGGFKYNPPNGGPADTDATAAIAKRANEILRDGRKDVKRIPLVRALQTAQRHDYMDAYVADLPNVVDLHAIRAEGVRIGADPLGGASVDYWGAIAERHGIDLTVVNPLVDATWRFMTLDTDGKIRMDCSSPNAMASLISKIDGGGAAYQIATGNDADSDRHGIVTPDGGLMNPNHYLAVAIDYLYTHRPDWPDTVAVGKTAVSSSIIDRVVAGIGRKLVEVPVGFKWFVDGLIGGTIGFGGEESAGASFLRKDGTVWTTDKDGIILALLASEILAVTGQTPSQRYAELAAKYGAPTYARIDAPADREQKARLSKLSAEQVRATELAGEAITAKLTTAPGNGAGLGGLKVTTENAWFAARPSGTEDVYKIYAESFLGPEHLAEVQEAAKDVVNTVIG; from the coding sequence ATGGCCGCCAATCCGCGTGCCGGGCAACCGGCAGAACCCGAAGACCTGATCGACCTGCCGCACCTGGTCACCGCGTACTACAGCGTGCAACCCGATCCCGAGGACATCGCCCAGCAGGTGGTGTTCGGGACGTCCGGGCACCGCGGGTCCAGCCTGGACGGCGCGTTCAACGAGGCGCACATCCTGGCCACCACGCAGGCGATCGTGGAATACCGTGCCGCCCAGGGCACCACCGGACCGTTGTTCATCGGGCGTGACACACACGGCCTGTCGGAGCCGGCGTGGACGTCGGCACTGGAGGTGCTGGCCGCCAACGACGTTGTCGCGGTGATCGATTCGGCCGACCGCTACACACCCACACCCGCGATCAGCCACGCGATCCTGACCTTCAACTCCGGCCGCGACGCCGACTTGGCCGACGGCATCGTGGTCACCCCGTCACACAACCCGCCCCGTGACGGCGGCTTCAAGTACAACCCGCCCAACGGCGGCCCGGCCGACACCGATGCGACAGCCGCAATTGCCAAGCGCGCCAACGAGATCCTGCGCGATGGTCGCAAAGACGTCAAACGTATCCCGCTGGTGCGCGCGCTGCAGACCGCGCAGCGTCACGACTACATGGACGCCTATGTGGCCGACCTGCCCAACGTCGTCGATCTGCACGCGATCCGTGCCGAAGGCGTGCGCATCGGCGCCGACCCGCTGGGCGGCGCCAGTGTGGACTACTGGGGGGCGATCGCCGAACGTCACGGCATCGACCTCACGGTGGTCAATCCGCTGGTGGACGCGACATGGCGGTTCATGACGCTGGACACCGACGGCAAGATCCGGATGGACTGCAGTTCACCCAATGCCATGGCGTCGCTGATCAGCAAGATCGACGGAGGTGGCGCTGCCTACCAGATCGCCACCGGCAACGACGCCGACTCCGACCGGCACGGCATCGTCACCCCCGACGGGGGTCTGATGAACCCCAACCACTACCTCGCGGTGGCCATCGACTACCTCTACACGCACCGTCCCGACTGGCCCGACACCGTGGCCGTCGGCAAGACCGCGGTCAGCAGTTCGATCATCGACCGCGTGGTGGCCGGGATCGGGCGCAAGCTCGTCGAGGTCCCCGTCGGGTTCAAGTGGTTCGTGGACGGGCTGATCGGCGGGACAATCGGATTCGGTGGCGAGGAGTCCGCGGGCGCGTCGTTCCTGCGCAAGGACGGCACGGTGTGGACCACCGACAAGGACGGCATCATCCTGGCACTGCTGGCCTCGGAGATCCTGGCGGTGACCGGACAGACGCCGTCGCAGCGGTATGCCGAACTGGCCGCCAAGTACGGCGCGCCGACCTATGCGCGCATCGACGCCCCGGCCGACCGGGAGCAGAAGGCCCGGCTGTCGAAGCTGTCCGCGGAACAGGTCAGGGCCACCGAACTGGCCGGCGAGGCGATCACCGCCAAGCTGACGACGGCACCCGGCAACGGTGCGGGCCTCGGGGGCTTGAAGGTGACCACCGAGAACGCCTGGTTTGCCGCGCGGCCCTCGGGCACCGAGGACGTCTACAAGATCTACGCGGAGTCCTTCCTGGGGCCCGAGCATCTGGCGGAGGTGCAGGAGGCCGCCAAGGACGTGGTCAATACAGTCATCGGGTGA
- the crcB gene encoding fluoride efflux transporter CrcB encodes MTTSAVILCLVFGHDNRELAAVFIGGALGTLARAGLANLTAPDPAHWPWPTFVVNIIGAFLLGYFSTRLLERLPLSSYRRPLLGTGLCGGLTTFSTMQVETLHMLAHQHYGLAAGYVAASLVLGLLAIHVATGLVRRSRVRA; translated from the coding sequence ATGACGACGTCCGCCGTCATACTTTGCCTCGTGTTCGGTCACGACAACCGCGAACTTGCCGCGGTCTTCATCGGCGGGGCGTTGGGCACATTGGCACGCGCCGGACTGGCGAACCTGACCGCACCCGATCCCGCGCACTGGCCGTGGCCGACGTTCGTCGTCAACATCATCGGGGCATTCCTGCTCGGCTACTTCAGCACCCGACTGCTCGAGCGACTGCCGCTGTCGAGTTACCGTCGACCGCTCCTGGGCACGGGCCTGTGCGGCGGCCTGACGACGTTCTCGACCATGCAGGTGGAGACCCTGCACATGCTGGCACACCAGCACTACGGCTTGGCCGCGGGTTACGTCGCCGCGAGCCTGGTCCTGGGCCTGCTGGCCATCCACGTCGCCACCGGCCTGGTGCGCAGGTCTCGGGTGCGCGCGTGA
- the crcB gene encoding fluoride efflux transporter CrcB: MTTALVWLGVAAIGGLGSVARFVVDRAVARRMAAAFPYGTLTVNLTGAVLLGFVAGLTLSHHAALLAGTAFVGAYTTFSTWMYETHRLAEERQYRPAIANIVVSVVLGVAAAWLGQSIARWW, encoded by the coding sequence GTGACGACGGCGCTGGTGTGGCTCGGGGTGGCGGCGATAGGTGGTCTGGGTTCGGTGGCGCGCTTCGTCGTCGACCGCGCGGTCGCGCGGCGCATGGCCGCGGCGTTCCCGTACGGCACGCTGACCGTCAACCTGACGGGCGCGGTGCTGCTGGGGTTCGTCGCCGGCCTGACCCTGAGCCACCACGCGGCCCTGCTCGCCGGAACGGCCTTCGTCGGCGCCTACACGACGTTCTCCACCTGGATGTATGAGACCCACCGACTGGCCGAGGAGCGGCAGTACCGGCCGGCGATCGCGAACATCGTGGTCAGCGTGGTGCTCGGAGTCGCGGCCGCCTGGCTGGGACAGTCGATTGCGAGATGGTGGTGA
- a CDS encoding DUF190 domain-containing protein — MSALNETAKLGVYCAERERSDAGFLADVLLDRFAERRVADSIMLRGVASFGLHNIARTDESLTLSEDLPVLISAVDDATVIDALVAQIAPLSGRALVTVERAVATGQALPSGPVKLNLYLRRQQRVGRTPAYQVACAVLHRLGFVSATAFLGVDGTSAGQRRRARFFSRNAEVPMVVTAVGTPAQVALATAELADVLGGALQTTQPIQVCKRDGRVLSAPAGTGAFQQMTVLSAEDNHDDGAPIHRLLVRSLREGQHVSGATVLRGLWGFQNGQPPRGDTMARLSRRVPVATVVIDTPARVARAFEIADTLTAEHGLIICEDVEVHAS, encoded by the coding sequence GTGAGTGCGTTGAACGAAACCGCCAAGCTCGGCGTGTACTGCGCCGAACGGGAGCGCAGCGACGCGGGGTTCCTGGCCGATGTGCTGCTGGACCGGTTCGCCGAACGCCGGGTCGCCGACAGCATCATGCTGCGCGGAGTGGCCAGTTTCGGGCTGCACAACATCGCGCGCACCGACGAGTCACTGACCCTGTCGGAGGACCTGCCGGTGCTGATCAGCGCCGTCGACGACGCGACGGTCATCGACGCGCTGGTCGCCCAGATCGCCCCGCTGTCCGGGCGCGCTCTGGTGACCGTCGAGCGCGCCGTGGCCACCGGGCAGGCGCTGCCGAGCGGGCCGGTGAAACTGAATCTGTATCTGCGGCGCCAGCAGCGGGTGGGCCGCACGCCGGCCTACCAGGTGGCGTGCGCGGTGTTGCACCGGCTCGGATTCGTCAGCGCCACCGCGTTTCTCGGTGTCGACGGCACCTCGGCGGGACAGCGCCGTCGGGCCCGGTTCTTCAGCCGCAACGCCGAGGTCCCGATGGTGGTGACGGCCGTCGGCACCCCGGCCCAGGTCGCGCTGGCCACCGCGGAACTGGCCGACGTCCTCGGCGGGGCGCTGCAGACCACCCAACCGATCCAGGTGTGCAAACGCGACGGACGGGTGTTGAGTGCACCGGCCGGCACCGGCGCCTTCCAGCAGATGACGGTGTTGTCGGCGGAGGACAACCACGACGACGGGGCGCCCATTCATCGCCTTCTCGTCCGCTCTCTGCGCGAGGGGCAACACGTCTCCGGCGCGACGGTCCTGCGCGGCCTGTGGGGGTTCCAGAACGGTCAGCCACCCCGCGGCGACACGATGGCGCGACTGTCGCGGCGCGTGCCGGTCGCGACGGTGGTGATCGACACTCCCGCGCGGGTGGCGCGCGCGTTTGAGATTGCGGACACACTCACCGCCGAGCACGGGCTGATCATCTGCGAAGATGTCGAGGTCCACGCCTCCTGA